Within Labrus bergylta chromosome 18, fLabBer1.1, whole genome shotgun sequence, the genomic segment CTCCCTTGTTCAGGTGATATCCACGGGCAGTACACAGATCTGCTGAGGCTCTTTGAGTACGGAGGCTTCCCTCCAGAGGCAAACTACCTTTTCTTGGGAGACTATGTGGACAGAGGGAAACAGTCACTGGAAACCATCTGCCTCCTGTTGGCCTACAAGATCAAATACCCAGAGAACTTCTTCCTGCTCAGGGGAAACCACGAGTGTGCTTCCATTAACCGCATCTACGGCTTCTACGACGAGTGTGAGTAGGATGTTGTGGAAACAATCCCACCTTATACCATGGGGCTTTTTTATGGATACATCTGGAGGGGAACAACcagttaatacattttattatttggcTGCTTAACAATGCAGTTATCAACCATGGAAACCTTCACTGTCATCAAAAAACTCTGTTATCTTTGGAgtgtttttgcatattttgtcTTTTGATGTGTGATAGTTGGAGATGATCGAGGGAGAAAAGTTGTGACAGCCCTAATACATTCACAGAAAGCTCATATGTTGTTTGGTTctaaaaacacatgtttattCCTCGACCAGGCAAGCGCAGGTTCAACATCAAGTTGTGGAAGACCTTCACTGACTGCTTTAACTGCCTCCCCATCGCTGCTATCATTGATGAGAAGATCTTCTGCTGCCATGGAGGTAAGAACACCTGCAGTACTTTTTTCATTCCCATGTCCCAAAAAGGAAACCTTTATTACCTGTTATAAACTTGTTTGAAAAGTAAGTTGTTGTAGCTTCAAACTAAGGTAACTGCTTGATTTTCTACTTTAGGGCTATCGCCTGATTTGCAGTCGATGGAGCAGATTCGCAGGATCATGAGGCCAACAGATGTGCCTGATACAGGTagagtgtgtgaatatgtgtctGCATAAATGTAGGTGTAAGCTCATCCTTCGCCTGCTCTGGTGTTAAAGTGAATCTTAATATGACATCACATAGCCTCCTATCATTAAAGAATGGTTATTACAAGAAAATCACCTTGTAATCTTCTGCGTTACATCAACAAAGTCAGTTGGACTTCTGACAAACTTCTTCCTGTACATgttccccctcccactctctcctgatatctgtgttcctttttttccatctctcttctctcaggcCTGCTGTGTGACCTCCTGTGGTCGGACCCCGATAAGGATGTACAAGGCTGGGGAGAGAACGACCGTGGGGTCTCCTTCACCTTCGGGGCAGATGTTGTCAGCAAATTCCTAAATCGCCACGACCTGGACCTCATCTGCAGAGCCCACCAGGTAATCTGGAAGGTGTAGAGAACTGGATATAAAGGATGAATAGCAAGGTCATTTCAATTAAAAGAATTCTGTGTCTGGCTTTTACTCAAAAATGGTTGCCTGTGCAATTTTACAACGCTGGCCTCTATTAGTTTGTGTGACTTTGGCATAAGTAATTACTTTGACTCATGCAAAGATACAGATACCAGAGGTAAACCACACACTTATAGACCTTCTGATCTCTTTTCCCCAGGCATCATTTATTAAACTCTTAAGCCTtgtgtccacctagtgttttttcTTTAGCGCAGATGTCTTTTCTCAATTgaagattaataaagtatgatATTCCCCTTATTTTTTCCTCctacggatcgtgtcttgtacccatatcctctttgctccgtgtctacTAGGGTAAAAACGAccttaagtaaaaaaaaaacataggaaAAAAGTAACGGAGCTATGATGGTCATACAGTCGCTGTGgtcaacaaactgttgtcatagagacggGAGGGACGtgcagtgcttttcttctcagcacacaaacacttcatgcaagCGCTCCCAAGTGCACAGCCAGTGCTTTTCTGCCCAGAAATAActctaggtggacacggggcttTACTCAGCATTCAGATATCATAGAGGTGTTTATGTCCAGCAGAGACTGAGAACCTGCTGACCAAATGAAACAGTTACCAGGATTGAAATGAATTGGCAACAGCTATTTCAGCTCTTTTGTATTGATTGAGGTGTAGGTGGTTTTGTACACTCCACCATGATAGCAAAAGGATTCTGAGACGAGCTGGAGATGTTTCTTTGTATTGATCGATGTAGGCGGATGAATAATGTCATGCGTCTTCTCACAGGTTGTGGAGGATGGATACGAGTTCTTTGCCAAACGCCAACTGGTCacacttttctctgctccaaacTACTGCGGGGAGTTCGACAATGCAGGCGGCATGATGAGTGTTGATGAATCCCTCATGTGCTCCTTCCAGGTAGTATTAAAACTAAAGGAACACACTGGATCATTTGACGTgcatgtgaaaaagaaaaacacactcacatacgtgtctttcctctctccatgtctgtgtttgtgtgtcattatTTAAAGATCCTAAAGCCCTCGGAGAAGAAGGCAAAGTACCAGTATGGTGGTGTAAATTCTGGCCGGCCTGTCACCCCACCCCGCACCACCCAAGCCCCAAAGAAGAGGTGAACGTACAGccttccctctcccccctcctctccccttctcACCCTGTCCATCCTGGCAACCCCTGTAACTCCCCTGTAAAGCGAAGACACAGGGCTTATCTAATTGCCCAAATCtttctccccctttctcccttATTCCACCGCCCTTTCCCCAACTCCACTGACAGCTCTTTTCTTAATGTGTCTGTGTACATAAATTTGCTGTGACCaatctgttttaattttttttgcctgtttgtTGGAATTTTTGATATTATTAACGGATGATTTGTCGTTTTACTTCCAACGCTATCTGAGGTTTTTCAAGGTTCTGTGTCGTGTAAGGAAAGGCCTTCTGTATAAAGAGGCAAAGCGACTGAGTTAGAGGAATTCAAACTagagattgaactttttggttttgtttttgttgccttgACCTCTCAGAAAGTAGAGAGTTTCTTCCAATGTATTCCGATGAGACTGAGGTTTCCCTGCAGTGCCCAATCCACGGACAACAAATAACTTTTCTCATGTTCAGCAGTTGAAACGCAATGCAGCATGTGCGGTGAACCTTTCGGTTTGTGGTGCACTTTTTTGTCTATATTTAACCATTTGGAAAAGTGCTCCTCCCCATGAGTAGCAAAGAATGTGAAGAGACTGGCGTGAATGAAATGTAGAGGCTAAATCAGATGCTGCTGGCAGTGGACACGCTCTACCCGACAACACAACGCCCTCTGGGCATCGATTCCTCCCCTCTGTTATGCCTCCCTGTGCCTCGACtccacacccacacaaacacatgccaCTTTGCACACAGGGCTGGTATTGACAGTTTTTTCACTGGGTCTGTTTATTATTAGTTCTCATCAAGAAAATTTCAGCCACATAATCTCGATTTGTAGTGACAGTTCCAGAGAgatgctttttttcattttgtgccagtggaaagaaaaaaaatccatgctCAGGCAATTAACTGGTACCAATGGTCAGTTATTTACCTGCACACAAAATCACATTCATGGTGTACTAAAAGTGCTTACAAAATAACCGTTTACTTGTctctggataaaaaaaaaattcaataaaaaaggaATGAACATATTTAACAGCACATGTTGCAGTTTTTTCAAGTGTGTAACTTATCTGAGTGTGTACAGTGTGAAGAgaccaaatatttaaaataaacaaaatgcaaCCTTCAAAATTGCTCCACATAAATGCCAGCTTTACTTCTTTCGCATCACCAAACCTCTTCACTGTAAGAAGGCTGGTGGAGTCAGGAGTGTGTGGCAGGACCAGGCAGTTTTCCTATGTGATAGTGATGCCACCTGGTGGTTAAAAAGAGTAATGCAGAATTCAAACCAGAGAGCTCATGATGGGCTCTTCAGTTTGACTGTTCGACTAACCAGCGACTAGCCTGGTTGACGGCTTTAACAAGATGCAGTTGATCCTTTGCGGACAACagttgcctcttttttttcttctttactgCTTTttgtggaattttttttttctgttgtatttctttgttcTCTATTCacattgtttactttttattcaCTTAATTTATTTCCTAATAATGATGACAATAATAAGAAGGAAACAAAGCGGTGTTACCAAAAGCTGTTTTGCAATTTGTACAAGTTTGTTGGAAAGTCTACAAATTCAATAAAATGGATGGAAACCAAAGttgttgccattttttttttctagaagtCAATGTTTAAATGATGTCTCTATTTTctcaacaaaaaataacaattccCTCTACACGTGTCtcaaaattaaatgaaatctTTCTAGACAAGTTTACGGTATATACAAttagtgtgtttctgtgtcgaATTAATAAGCTGAGCAGAAGGAAAAGGAAGTGTTTTACTGATCTTTCATTTATGTACTTCTGTCACTCCACCAAGTGTGACTTTTTTGGCCAGCAGACGCTTCCTGGCCCATTTTGTAGCCGTGTGCATGGGCTCTGAATACAACCACAGGACCAAAGGCAGGAGAAAACATGGAGCACCCAGGTGGAGGTGAGACAAGATCCAAGCAAAGGCGACCCACAGTCCCACTTTCAGACAGAGGAGCGTGTAGTAGATGATGGTGTTCTGTACTTGGGCTGAAGAGTTCTTCTGAGGGAAgattttgatttgtaaattatGAAACATAGTGAACAATGGAGGATTAAAATGGAACATTGTAATGTGTAATTTGCTTATGAAATAGCTTGTCTTTACAAACCTGCTGATCCACTTCCTCAAACAGCATCTTATCCCAGTCTTCAGCACTCAGGGAGAAGAGCATATCATTGGAGAGAGACCTTTTCCTTCTGCGCCTAGAAGACTTTCGCGGGTTTGATTCTTCCTTCATCAACATCGGTCTGTCTAAGTAGATAATGTTGAGTTTGAGTTTTTCAATCAAGTGTGGACTTTAATTAAcattcaaagaaatgtttcaatATTGGCATGAACGTTGATGTAATTTTTGCCAATGTCTGAAAGTTGAATAATTCAAAAGTAAATGACAAGGCAGATGgattaacattttaacaaaataaatcaaccaaGCAAGCAGATCTTGTTCTCTCtccttgaaaagaaaacatattttgtagCCAAGAGATATTTAgctgcaaaaaaatatatatatatctcttcATTAAAGATGCAGTTTCTGTAGAGAAATGGGAAAGTTGGTGAAATtgacagattctgtggtatatgttcataactccaTACTCAAACTCTCCTCAGAGGAAAGTTTTGTTGGTGGGCCCACAACATTGAAACTGCTACGCTCCTGCTAGCTTTTTCCAATCAGTGTTCCAGAGAGCCATTTTCTCCTTTGAATttgagtttgtgtatttagttcagaaacatagaattgtttcacttctccaactttcataTTTCCCTACCAAAGTtacacagtgcacctttaatatgTTAGCATTTGGTTTAACTTACAGATTGTTCCTGTTGATGAAGTTGAGCTCCAGTGTTGTTTCTTTTCAGAATTCGATGTAAgcaaactacaaaataaacaagaaaacgcttagaatgtttttatttgaaataatgCAACATAATGAAACACAGAGGCTTATAAAGCATTTTGCAATTTATTTACAGGTGTTTTTTAATTAGGTGATGTTTGTGTTACATACGTTTCCAAATGGATAAGGATGACATTTTTCCTTCTCATcacaaactgtaaataaaagttTCTCACTCAGTTTCACCGCTGCAAGgcgagaaacagagagaaacatcaTTTTCCTAATTTTTAACAATCATAACTTCTACAGCAATGAACAGTATGTCATTTATGTTCTTATAATCTTTGCCAAATTCTATATTCACAAAATATATGTTTCAGAGAAATTACCTTCTTATTTTATGTTTGAACAAACTGAGTTAAAAAATATACTTGCAGATACTCTCAAATCTAAAATCCtctcacaaaaaaatataataaaacaatgaaCCCATGCAGTCACCTCAATATTTTACCCAATTAAAACCTCTTGTGCTGTTATTTTACTCTTGCTTTTTTCTGTCTATACAGACCTTTTTATCAATAAACAGACCTGTtggttattgttgtttttatttttgtatgtttaacGCCAATATATCTGAACAATCTGATTGAATTATTTGTTTGTACCATAAACGTGATGAAGACATAGGATGAAGATAGttttaataaagtaaaaaaaaaaagaaaacatcagccTCCTACACAACATGAATGGGTCACGACCATTGCGCATGCGTAGTAGAGCTGTTTACATCTCTGTGATATTTTGCGGGACGACATCTTTGTACCTTAACCGTAAGCAATCACACTGCTTTTTACTATTTTCCCCTTTATTcataacaacagaaaacaattaCAGATGTCATTGTATACAACAAATAAATTACCTATTTAACATATCACGTCCATGCTGTACGTTACACCGCTGAAATCATGTTAAATGCATCTGATTAGAGGGaattaaaagtgaaataagaggaaataaatatttaaaaataaaaacaagggaTAAAAAGGTTCAGTTGTATGTGTTTGAGGGGTTAAattgaagtttttaaaaaaaatactacaaTCTGTAATACTTTCCGTTGAATCTCTAACCCAACGACAacaaccagccaatcagaggcagagTAGGGTGGGTCCCACCTTCGCCATTGGTTGAGTTTCCTATGTTAACTTCCGGGATAAGCAACTGAACCAGAAGTGCTGGTTCCGTCTCGTCTCGTCTCATGCAgtgtaaataataaatgaatactCGTTCAAGCTGttctgctgtttctttgagaaataataaatattaacgACTAAACGGAGCcagtttaaaattaaaacacGCTACATTTTTAGTAACGGAGGATTAAAGTGACCATGTGTAACCTCTGTTATTCTGCACAGCTGCTGACAAGTCCAAAGTTCATCAATGCAGGTAGAGTTGaatgtttgcttgttttctgtCTATAGGCGTCGATTAACAGCAGTATATGCTACATATGCTATTTTTCTAAGCactccttttgtttttcagagccAAAGCCCTAAACAtacaaggcaagtttatttatacagcacattttcaacaacaaaggcaattcaaagtgcttcacacaagacagcaaaaagcatcatgacagaggaaagaaaagaaacattaaaatagaacattaaaaaaataaaaaaaaaaaaaaaataaaatcactggaattattcaatctgaacatatgttaaaataaaaataattcaaatgaaattaattgaaataaatgaagtaaaaataaaagaaaatcactggaattattaaatctgaacatatgttaaaataaaaataattcaaatgaaattaattgaaataaataaagtaaaaataaaagaaaatcactggaattattaaatctgaacatatgttaaaataaaaataattcaaatgaaattaattgaaataaataaagtaaaaataaaagaaaatcactggaattattcaatctgaacatatgttaaaataaaaataattcaaatgaaattaattgaaataaataaagtaaaaatagaagaaaatcactggaattattcaatctgaacatatgttaaaatagaaataattcaaatgaaattaattgaaataaataaagtaaaaatataaaaagagttcaaagttacagtgcagagttgaaatttaaaatcttatttaaattgtttaatgaaaggcagctgtgaacaggtgagtcttcaacctggatttaaaagagctgagaatTTCAGcacacctgcagttttctgggagtttgtttcagatataaggagcatagaaactgaacgctgcttctccgtgtttggttctgactctggggacagagagcagacctgtcccagacgacctgagcggtctggatggttcggtaattaatcaggaggtcactcatgtattttggccctaaacctttaagtgctttataaaaccagcaggaggattttaaagtctattctctgatagactgggagccagtgtaaggacctcagaactggactgatgtgatccattttcttggttttggtgaggactctagcagcagcgttctggatcagctACAAATAGATATatggttttaatattttttttcaaaccaagcCCTCAATCGAGGATTTACCCTTCTGGTTGCCTTGCTGTGTGTGTAGTAAACTGAACCAGAGTTGAAAAACACTTACATCTCTTGTTTCCTCAAACCTCCAGGTTAAACAAAAACTCTGTAACCAAGCTTCGATGGCATCCTGTCCGACAAGCATCCATCACTTCAGGCTGAACAGTGAAACGTGGGAAGCCTCAAGCACTGACTGAAGAATGGCGAGGTTCAGACGTAAATTTTGCATTACGTTGATCACTTTGGTGTTGCTTGTGCTCATAGTAACAGTTGTCTTGAAGTCGCTCACACCAGAGGACTCTGCGTTCGGCAGCCTTGATGGCGTGGAGCTCAAACAGGTCCAGAGAGATGACCATAAACCCGAGCAGAACAAAATGAATGACTCTCCTCAGCCAGGAAAAGATGCTCAGCTGGAGGCTACACTGAGGAAGTTCCCTCCTCCAAACTACTATGTCCACGTCTTC encodes:
- the LOC109987581 gene encoding serine/threonine-protein phosphatase PP1-beta catalytic subunit, translated to MAEGELNVDSLISRLLEVRGCRPGKIVQMTEAEVRGLCIKSREIFLSQPILLELEAPLKICGDIHGQYTDLLRLFEYGGFPPEANYLFLGDYVDRGKQSLETICLLLAYKIKYPENFFLLRGNHECASINRIYGFYDECKRRFNIKLWKTFTDCFNCLPIAAIIDEKIFCCHGGLSPDLQSMEQIRRIMRPTDVPDTGLLCDLLWSDPDKDVQGWGENDRGVSFTFGADVVSKFLNRHDLDLICRAHQVVEDGYEFFAKRQLVTLFSAPNYCGEFDNAGGMMSVDESLMCSFQILKPSEKKAKYQYGGVNSGRPVTPPRTTQAPKKR